Sequence from the Corallococcus sp. EGB genome:
AGGCGCTCCACGTCCGCACGCCGCCCTGCGCGCCCATCGTCGCTCCAGTGCCTCGCGAATCCCTGCTCCGGCCACGGGCGCCCGCGCGGGTGGAGGTCATCGTCATCGGGGCTTCGACCGGAGGCCCGGGCGCGCTGGTGCGCGTGGTGTCCGCGCTGCCCGCGGGCCTGCCGGTGCCAGTGCTCATCGTGCAGCACATGCCGCCCCTCTTCACGCGGCTGCTCGCGGAGCGGTTGCAGGGCGTCACCCCGCTCACCGTGCGCGAGGCGGTGAGCGGCGCGTCCGTGCGGGCGGGCGAGGTGTGGGTCGCGCCCGGGGACTTCCACTTGGCCGTCTGCCGGGACGCGACGGGCGTGCGGCTCTTCACGCATCAGGGGCCGGCGGAGAACGCGTGCCGTCCGGCGGTGGACCTGCTCTTCCGCTCCGCGGCGGAGGTGTACGGCGCGGGAGTGCTCGCGGTGGTGCTCACGGGCATGGGCCAGGACGGGCTGCGCGGCTGCCGGCGGGTGAACGAGGCGGGCGGTCAGGTGGTGGTGCAGGACCAGGCCAGCTGCGTCATCGGCAGCATGCCGGGCGCGGTGGAGCAGGCGGGGCTCGCGGACGCGGTGGTGTCGCTGGACGCGCTGGCCCCGGAGCTGGCGCGGCGCGTGGACGCGCGCGGACGGAGGACCGGAGCATGACGCTTCATCCCGACGACTTCGCGTACCTGCGGCAGCGCGTGTTGCGCCGCTCCGGGCTCGTGCTGGAGCCCGACACGCACGCCCTGGTGGAGGCGCGCCTCACGCCCCTCCTGCGCGAGGAGCGGCTGCCGGACCTGCCCGCCCTCGTGTCGCGTTTGCGCTCGCAGCCCGAGGGCAGCCCGCTCCATCAACGCGTGGCGGAGGCGTTGGCCAACCACGAGACGGCCTTCTTCCGAGACACCCCTGTCTTCGAGGCCCTGCGCACCACCGCGCTGCCCGCCCTGCTGGCGAAGCGCGTCCGCACGCGGACCCTGCGCATCTGGTGCGCGGCGTGCGCCTACGGCCAGGAGCCCTACAGCGTGGCCATGACGCTGGCCGAGGCCGGGCTGCTCATCACCGGCTGGACCGTGCGCATCCTCGCCACCGACTTCTCCACCCGCGCGCTCGTGCGTGCCTGCGAGGCCCGCTACGACGCGAAGGAGATCCACCGGGGCCTGCCCTCCGAGCTGCGTCAGCGCTACTTCCGCCCGGAGCGCGACGGGTGGCGGCTGAACGACCAGGTTCGCAAGCCGGTGGAGTTCCGGCCGCTCAACCTGCTGGACGACTTCTCCATGGAAGCGCCCATGGACCTCATCTTCCTGCGCAACGTGATGATCTACTGGGACGTGCCCACCCGGCGCGCGGTGCTCGCCCGCGTGCGGCGGATGCTCCACCAGGACGGCTTCCTGGTGCTGGGCGCCGCGGAGGCCTCGCCCCTGGTGGAGGACGGCTTCACGCGGCACCTGCTGGGACAGACGAGCTGGTACCGCCCCGCGCCCGTCCCGCCCCATGCCGGCGCGGGCGCCCCCGTGAAGGAAGCGCCGCGCCCTCCGCGCTCCGGCGCTACACCTTGAGGCGGATGGCGCCGGGGAGCAGCGTCATGCGGCAGGGCAGCCTGCCCGGCGTCTCACCGTCCACGTCCAGGAACACGTCACCCGTCAAGGGCTCCGCATGGAGCGTGCGGCAGCGCAGCCGCCGCGTGCCCTTCCAGGTGACGTGGTCGCCGTTGTAGACGCCCTTCGACTTGAGGACGAAGTCGGACAGGCCGTAGTTGGACCAGATGGTGACGTCGAAGAGGCCGTCGTGCGTCACCGCCTCGGGCGCCACGAACATGCCGCTTCCGAAGTAGCGGCCGTTGGCCACGGCGATCGCGGTGACGCTCACCGTCTCCGGCTCGCCGCCGTCCACCGTGATGCGCACCTGCTGCTCCTGGTACTTCAAGAGGCCCTTCACGGTGCCCCACATGAAGCTCAGGTTGCCGCCGAGCGCCTTGCTGCCCTGGTTCACCTCGCGGGCCACCACCGCGCTCACGCCGAACGAGGCGATGTTCGCGAAGAAGCGGGTGGCCGGCTTGCCGTCGTTGTCGGTGAACTCCAGCCGCCCCACGTCGAAGGGCTCGGTCGTCTCCGAGCGCAGGCGCTCCAGCGCGGACGTCAGCTCCAGGTCCCACCCGAAGGTGCGCCGGAAGTCGCCGCCCGTGCCCCGGGGCAACAGCCCCAGCGTGGCCTGGGGGTTGATGACCTGGCCGTCGCGGAAGAAGCCGTTGGTGACTTCATTGAGGGTGCCGTCTCCGCCCACCGCGACGATGCACTCATAGCCATCGTCGATGGCCTGCCGCGCCAGACGCGCCGCATCCATGCCGCCGCTGGTGAAGCCGTACCCGAAGTCGCCGAGCACCTTGCCCACCTGCGCGGAGATCTCCACCCATCGCTTCCCCGTCTGCCCGTTGGCGCTGCGCGGGTTGACCACGAGGAACGTCTTCATTCAGTACCTTCTCCCTGCTGCGAGAACGGCCTGTTTACGCAATTGTTTGCCGGGGCTCCACTCCAGGACCCACAAGATGACCCGTTTGACCGGGGTGTTTGTCACCCAAACCGGTCCATGGTGGGCTTCCCAACCCTCTCCGCGCCCTGGACCCCGAGTGAAAGGCCCGCCCCCCACCGAGCAGCTCGCGCCCCACCGCGAGGCCACCCGCGCCCTGGACTGGGCACTGCCCGCGCTCCGGTGGGACCTGGAGGCCGCGGCGCGGCAGGCCTTCCGGGAGACGGGCGCCCAGGAGGACTTCCTGCTCCGCCATGACGCACCGGCCCATGAAGCCCAGGGGCCGGCGCGGACGGAGCGCTTCGAGCGGGCCCTCGCCCGGGTCCGGCGCCTCGCGGACGCCGGTGAGCCGCTGACCTTCACCGGGATGGTGGAGGTCCAGTCGATGCTGCTGGGCGGTCCCACGGGCTTCCGCACTGGCGACGCCTTCGCGAGGAGTGGCGCGCACCGGTACGCGCACACGCCCGGCCTGGAGGCGGCGTTCCGCGAGAAGGTGGAGTCGGAAGCGCGGGAGCAGCGCCATCCGGTGGCGCACGCCACGCGGTTGTACCTGGACCTGTGTTTCTTCCACCCCTTCCCGGACGGAAACGCCCGAGCGGCGCGGCTGTGGCTGGAATACATGCTGCGGCGGGGCCGCCTGCCCACCCCGCCCCTGGTCCCGGTGGTCCTGTGGCGCAAGAACCCGGGAGACGCGGTGAACTACACGCGGCTGGCCCGGCTGCTGGCCCGGAGCATCGCGGGGCCTGACGCGCCGTGCCGCAACGAGGTGCCGGGATGAACGAGGTGACCGCATGAGCAAGGCATCCCTGGGGACCTGGGACCGCATCCGCGACAGCCTGGACGCGTACGACCCGGAGAAGGTCATCCGCATGCTGCGCGAATATCTGGCGCCGCGTGTGCCGCCGGAGGCGCGCAAGCTCACGGACGAGCAGCACGACGCGATGGCGAAGCACGTCCAGGGGCTGCTCCGGCAGAACCTGGGGCCCTGGTACACGGACACGAATCTGTCTCTGGGCAATGAGAGCTTCGGAGGCTACTGCTGGTGTCACAGCTTCTTCCGGCACAAGCCCCTGCCGGACATGAGCGTGGAACACAACATCCAGCTCATCATCAACGCGCTGGAGCGGTCGCGCGAATGGCTGTTCAAGCTGGATGCCCATTTCCAGGCGCTGAAACAGGGCCTGCCCTCGGCGCCCGAGGACACGGACATCCGGCTGCTCGCGCTGGCGGATGGCATTGTCACCACGGTGAACCTCACCATGGACGCCACCGGCTGCGAGGAGGCCTGGTACACCTTCGCGGACGAGGCGATGGCGTGGATGTTCGACGCCATCGGACTGCGCCCGGGCTATCAGGCCGGGAAGCTGATGCGGAAGCTGTTCGCCTTCGAGTCCTGGCACTCGCCGCTCGAGGGGGAGCTGCGCGACTCGGCGGAGAAGGTGGCGGCCGCCGTCGTGGAGGACGAGGGCCGCCGGCACGCGCACTGAGTCCTTGCCCCGTCCTTTCAGTGGACGGGCTTGCCGCGCGTCAGCTTGCGGGCTTCGTCGCGCGAGCCACCCTTCACCGCGATGCGCTTGCCCTGGGGTTCGGCCTCCGGGAGCTTCAGCGAGATTTCCAGCACGCCGTTCTCGAAGTTCGCCTCGACCGACTCCGTGTCGATGCCTTCCGGGAGCGGGATGGCGCGGCGGAACGTGCCGGTGCCGCGCTCCAGACTCCAGACGCCCTCGGCCTCCTGTTCCTCCTCCACTTCGAAGGAGCGCTCGCCTTCAATCACGAGCTGATCGTTCTGCAGCTCGACGTGGATGTCGTCCTGCTTCATGCCGGGCAGGTCGGCCTTGACGATGAGCTGCCCGTTCTTCTCCAGCACGTCCACCTGGGGTGACCAGAGGCCCTCGTCCAGCACGCTGCTCCGGGGGATGAATCCCCGGCCTCCGAAGCCGATGAAGAGCTGATCCATGTCCTCCATCATCTGGCGCATGAGCCCGAATGGGGTCAGGGGCATGGCCTCCCGCACGGTGGTGGGTACCTGGGATTCACGGCGGGAGATGCCTGAGCCTGTCCGGGGCTCCTGGCCTTGTGAGCTTGCGCCCTGCTGTACGTCGGACTGGGCGTTCTTCATCGCGGGCGGAGAGGAGGGCTTCCCCTCCGTCCCCGGGTTCCTGTTGTCGGCAGCCATGATGTCCTCCAAGCGGGGATGGAATCATCCCAATCCCAAACCTGGAGGCGCGAGGGAGGGCCATCAAGGGTCCGGGGCCGCCGGCCCGCCGTGTCTGTCATTGGCGGGAGCCCCGCTACGCGAGCAGCGTGGCGTCCATCACGGTGAGCGCCACCCCGCCGACGCGGGCGCGCTCGACGTGGCCCGGCTGGCCGGTGACCTGGATGTCGATGCGGCCCGGCTTGCCGAGCGTGTCGCCCTGCTCGATGCGACCGGACACCGTGCCGCCGTGCGCGGGAAGGCGGAGGATGCCGTGTTCAGCGAGGTAGGCGGCGAGCGGTCCCGCGGCGGAGCCCGTGACGGGGTCCTCCAGGATGCCGAAGCCCGGGACGAAGTAGCGCGCCTGGGCCACGCTCCCCTGCTCCTTCGCTTCGCGGGCGAAGAGGTAGACGCCGCGCAAGCCGTGCGGCATCAGCAGGGCGTTCATCGCCGCGCCTCGCGGCGTCAGGGCCTCCAGGTCAGCGAGCCGCCGCAGGGGCACCACCAGCCGGTGGCCCTGGCGGATCACCGGCAGTGACGTGTCCACCTGCGACGCTGTCCCGCCCAGCGTGGCCATCAGCGCCTCCAACGCCACGGGGTTGGGCAGAGCGGGCGGCGGGGGCGTGGCAATCCACACCCGCGTTTCATGCGCGCTCCGAGGCTCCAACTCGATGTCGAAGGTGCCACCGGGGCACTCCAGCTTGAACGTCCCGGGGCTTCGCAGGAGCCCCTTCTCCGCGAGCAGATGGAAGGTGGCGACGGTGGCATGGCCGCAGAAGGGAATCTCATCCACGGGCGTGAAGTAGCGCAGGCGCACGGTGGCATCACCGGGCCGGGACAGGAGGAAGGCGGTCTCGGACGCACTGACGGCCGCGGCGGCCCGTTGCATCGTGGGGACCTCCAGCGCGGACGCGTCGAGCACCACGCCCGCACGGTTTCCTGCACCGGCGGTGCGGGTGAAGGCATCGATGATGTGAACCTGCATGGGCGGACTCCGAGCGTGAGAAGGGCCTGCGAATCAGGTCCAGGCATGCTCCGCTCTCCCCATCGGGTCAAGCGCCGGGCCGGCATGCCGGGGGGCCTCACAACAGGGTTGAACAGGAGCGCGCGAGCAGGCACAGCAGAGGGACATGAGTCTCCTGAAGTCGGTTGGATGGGGGGTGCTGGGGGCGTTGCTCCACGCGAGCGGCGCGGCGGCACAGATCGTCAACGTGCAGGCGCTCTTCGACGAGAAGGCGGAGCTGGGACCGGCCGCGGCCATCGAGTTGGGGGGAGACTGGCGCACGGGCAGCACGGAGCTGTTCTCCGTGCGGGGCTCGCTGGTAGGCCAGCTGCGCTCCGAGCGGAACGTCTGGCTGGGCGTCATCCGGGGCGAGTACTCGTTCGCCAGTGGAGAACGGATCGTCAGCCAGGTGATGGAGCACGTGCGCTACCGGCGCAGGCTCACCGAGCGTGTATCAGCCGAGGCCTTCGCCCAGCACGAATACAACGAGTTCCGCCGGCTCCAGTTCCGGGCCCTGCTGGGCGCGGGCCCGCGCGTCGTCCTGCTCAACGAGGAGAAAACAGGGCTCACCCTCGGCGTGGCGCTGATGTTGGAGCACGAGCGGTTGCGCAAGGACGGCGAGGTGGACGCGGGAGACCGCTACACGGATCCCCGAGTCTCCAGCTACCTGCTGGGCCGCTTGAAGCTGATGGAGAACATCCACCTCGTGGAGACGGTCTACCTCCAGCCGCGAGTCACCCGCCCCGCCGACCTGCGAATCCTCAACGAGACGCTGTTCGCGGTGACTCCCAATCCCCGGGTCACGGTGGGCATCGGCTTCAACCTCACCTACGACAGCGCGCCGCCGGCGACGGTGCCGCCCCTGGACACGCAGCTGCGGACCACGGTGGGCGTGAAGCTCTGATCAACAACACGAGAGCGCGCCCACCACAGGAGCGCCAGAGGCGCGCAGCCCACCGGCCCAGACATCCCAAGCTGCCGTCAATCCGCTCGTTGTCGTTGCACGCAGCCCCCACGGTGCCCCCCGGCACATCCAACACGGAGCATTCCGCACCAGGCTTGGCGTCGGACATTTCCGGGACCGGAGGGAACAGCTGCGCCCTGTTCTCTGGCTGCCCAGCAAAGGACTCCGCGAGAGGGCACGGTGCACCCTCTCGCACCGAGATGTTCTCCGCAGGTGACGCAAGGTAGCCGCCCCCCTGATTCTCGGCAGCAGGGCGCTCCACCAGCGCGTCGTCCCGCGCGGGAGCTGATGCAATAAAATCAGGGCCCCGCGATTCCACATAGGGGTGGGCCTCCAGACCTCCGTCCTGAGGAGCGGTGAAGGTGGGAGCAGTAATGAGCCCCTCCTGAGCACGCAGGATGTCAGGAGAGGCCGACTCCGGCCGGACGGGAGCGAAGGCATCCAGCAAACGCTCATCGCAAGCCCTCATCAGCGCCGGAAGCTCCTGCTGAAGTGCCCGTGTGTCGCGCTCCGACAGAGCATTCATGGCGCGAATGGCCCACTCGCGCAGCGCATCACCGCCCATGAAGGGCAGCAATCGGGCCGCGGCTCCCAGAAAGGCCCGTTGCAGGGACTGCACAAGGAGCACATGTCCGGGCCGCTCCGCCACCCGCGCCGCCAGCCGCAGCAACTCAAACTCCACCTGGGCGCACCGCTCTCCCGACTCCCACTTCCCCGCGTCCCAAAGCCCGAAGCAGACCTGCGACAACTGGTTCAAATCCCCCAGCGAGGCCTTCGCGCAGCAGTCGACCAGGAGCTCCACCATCACCTGCCGCCGCAGGCTGAAGTAGCCCTCCAGGAGCCACCGGGCCTCCGGCGAGCGCGCGTCATGCAGCGCCAGCCCCAGGTTCTCCAGTGTCAGCGACTCATCCAGGGCCACCGCGCGCGTCTTGCGTCCTGGGTGCTGTAACACCAGGCCCCGCGCCGCCAGCCGCCGCAGCGCCTCACGAATGGTGCCCCGACACACGTTATGGCGACGCGCCAGCGTCGCTTCCGAGCCGAACTGCCCGCAGGGCGGCAGCCGCCCCAGCGCGATATCGCGCTCCAACTCCGCTTCCACATACGCCACGAGCCCACCACGTCCCATCCCCGTCTCCCTTCCTCGCCCCAGCATCGCCATCCAACCACAGGGGTCTGACATGGATGCGCGGGCGCATCATCCGGGTCGGATGTCGGGAGGGACCGCCCCTGGGGCGCATGAGCTGAAAACCTGTCCGACAGTCGGACAGGTTCGAGGTTCGCAGGCTCGGCCATCGTGTGGCACAAACGTGTTCGACAAGCAGAGACGTTCGAGGGCTTCGAGCCTCACAGCGGTGATCAGTCGCACGGAGCCGAGTGCCGCAATGGATGAACCGCCCTCCACGTCGCGCTGTGTGACTGCTTCGTCGGCCTCCTGGACGGCCACCTCGAGTGTGCTGCCGGGGCGGGCCGCCAACTTCGAGAGCAGAGCCTTGACCTTGCTCCAGCACAGCTTGATGGGATTGAGGTCGGGACAGCAGGAACAGGACGTCTACCCCAACCGAGCGAAGCCTCCTTGACGCAGGTCGCGTGGTGCGCTCCCAGGTTGTCCATCACCAGGTCGCCCTGGCGTAGGTTGGGGATCAGGTAGTCGTTGCCGGACAGCAGAGGAACACGGCGCCCGACGTGCCGCCTTCAACTGTCATCAGGGCCTCGACTCCGTCCTGGGTGAGAGCACCAATCATGGTGAGAACCGTGTCTCGGTTTCTGGGGACGTGGCCCACCACGCGCTTCGACAGGGCGCAGGCATACTCACGCTCCATGCCGATATGGCTGCCGGACTCGTCGATGAAGACGGGTCGGTCCCCCCAACGGCTTCGGTGGCCGTGAGGAACTCGGCGCGCTTCTGATGGACGCTCGGACGCTGACGTCCGCTTGCGACCAGCCCCTTCTTCGTTCGAGAGTCACCGAAGTCGCACGATCATCCGGCCCAAGGTGGGGCGGCTCAGCGAGCGGCCAAGCTTCCTGATCACCAGGACGACCGGCACGGCAACCGTCGCGTCTGGATTCGCGTCCACCAGCGCCTTCACCCGAGGTAACTCCTCGTCAGACACGCGCTTGAGCACGCCCGCCAGGAGGCCGCGGCTGCACATCGCCTGTCTCGCGCTTCAGCCGGAGGACCCGGTTCACCGTGGCCCGGCCTACGCGGGACTGCTCCGCCAATTCCTCGTACGCCCTGTGCCGCGCTCCTCGCGAATGCGTCGACGCAAGTCCTCGGAGATCGGCCGGATCATCGCCTGAGCAGCTAATGCCAACCGGCTCGGCTCAAGAGAGCCCCGCTGTCAGGCGGTGCAAACCAGTCCGACACTCCTTCAAGTTCGCGTTCTTGGGTCTCAGCCTGCAATGACCAGTCCGACAGTCAGACACGTTCATGCCCCGGGCCCTGGCCGCGCAAACCTGTCCGACTGTCCTACACGTTCGCGGGCTTGGGTCTCAGCCCGCGACGACCTGTCCGGCAGTCGGACACGTTCATGCCCCGGGTCCTGGCCGCGCAAACCTGTCTGACTGTCCTACAAATTCGCCGGCTTGGGGTTCAGGCTGCGATGACCTGTCCGACTGTCGGACACGTTCCTGGCCTCGGGCCCTTGGCCGCCCAAACCTGTCCGACTGTCCTACAAGTTCGCGGGCCTGGGAGACTCGCGACAGGGACTTGTCCGACTGTCGGACAGGTTTCTGAAGAACGCGCCCGGCGGGCGGCCCTGACCGCCATCCCCCGCGTCCCGCGCAATCATGCCGCTTGGGCCCACTGCGTCTTGCTTCGGGACGTACGGTTCCACGGAGGCCTTGGAACAGTGCGCCTCGTGAGCGCATCTGTCGCGATCTCATCCTGACGCCCCGCTCATGCTCTCCATCACCATTCGCTGCTGCGCTCAGCGCGGCTTGCATCCTTGCGAAGAGCGCAACGTCCTGGACTCCGTTGGTGGGCTCCTGGCGGCGTGCTTGAGGGTAGGATTCTGGCATGGCGCCCCATTCCATCTCCGCACCGCTCGTCCTCCTGGGAGGCGGCAAGATCGCCGAAGCGCTCATCCAGGGACTGCTGCGCTCCGGCCATGCGCAGCCTTCGGAGCTTCGCGTCACCGTGCGCCGGCCTGAGCGCGGAGAGGAATTGCGCTCCCGGCATGGCGTGGACGTCCTCATGGACAACGCTCAGGCAGTACGAGGCGCGGGGGTGATCCTACTGGCGGTGCGCCAGGCACAACTGCGCGAC
This genomic interval carries:
- the cheB gene encoding chemotaxis-specific protein-glutamate methyltransferase CheB — protein: MNAIRVLVVDDAAVVRRQVSLLLGTDPGLEVVATAPNGRIALAKVEQFQPDVVLLDLEMPELDGLETLKLLRQRAPELPVVMFSALTERAGVLTLEALALGARDYVTKPTSAGGMNVTVEAVRDELVRKLKALHVRTPPCAPIVAPVPRESLLRPRAPARVEVIVIGASTGGPGALVRVVSALPAGLPVPVLIVQHMPPLFTRLLAERLQGVTPLTVREAVSGASVRAGEVWVAPGDFHLAVCRDATGVRLFTHQGPAENACRPAVDLLFRSAAEVYGAGVLAVVLTGMGQDGLRGCRRVNEAGGQVVVQDQASCVIGSMPGAVEQAGLADAVVSLDALAPELARRVDARGRRTGA
- a CDS encoding protein-glutamate O-methyltransferase CheR, whose translation is MTLHPDDFAYLRQRVLRRSGLVLEPDTHALVEARLTPLLREERLPDLPALVSRLRSQPEGSPLHQRVAEALANHETAFFRDTPVFEALRTTALPALLAKRVRTRTLRIWCAACAYGQEPYSVAMTLAEAGLLITGWTVRILATDFSTRALVRACEARYDAKEIHRGLPSELRQRYFRPERDGWRLNDQVRKPVEFRPLNLLDDFSMEAPMDLIFLRNVMIYWDVPTRRAVLARVRRMLHQDGFLVLGAAEASPLVEDGFTRHLLGQTSWYRPAPVPPHAGAGAPVKEAPRPPRSGATP
- a CDS encoding diacylglycerol kinase family protein translates to MKTFLVVNPRSANGQTGKRWVEISAQVGKVLGDFGYGFTSGGMDAARLARQAIDDGYECIVAVGGDGTLNEVTNGFFRDGQVINPQATLGLLPRGTGGDFRRTFGWDLELTSALERLRSETTEPFDVGRLEFTDNDGKPATRFFANIASFGVSAVVAREVNQGSKALGGNLSFMWGTVKGLLKYQEQQVRITVDGGEPETVSVTAIAVANGRYFGSGMFVAPEAVTHDGLFDVTIWSNYGLSDFVLKSKGVYNGDHVTWKGTRRLRCRTLHAEPLTGDVFLDVDGETPGRLPCRMTLLPGAIRLKV
- a CDS encoding Fic family protein, with amino-acid sequence MKGPPPTEQLAPHREATRALDWALPALRWDLEAAARQAFRETGAQEDFLLRHDAPAHEAQGPARTERFERALARVRRLADAGEPLTFTGMVEVQSMLLGGPTGFRTGDAFARSGAHRYAHTPGLEAAFREKVESEAREQRHPVAHATRLYLDLCFFHPFPDGNARAARLWLEYMLRRGRLPTPPLVPVVLWRKNPGDAVNYTRLARLLARSIAGPDAPCRNEVPG
- a CDS encoding Hsp20/alpha crystallin family protein, with amino-acid sequence MPLTPFGLMRQMMEDMDQLFIGFGGRGFIPRSSVLDEGLWSPQVDVLEKNGQLIVKADLPGMKQDDIHVELQNDQLVIEGERSFEVEEEQEAEGVWSLERGTGTFRRAIPLPEGIDTESVEANFENGVLEISLKLPEAEPQGKRIAVKGGSRDEARKLTRGKPVH
- a CDS encoding PhzF family phenazine biosynthesis protein: MQVHIIDAFTRTAGAGNRAGVVLDASALEVPTMQRAAAAVSASETAFLLSRPGDATVRLRYFTPVDEIPFCGHATVATFHLLAEKGLLRSPGTFKLECPGGTFDIELEPRSAHETRVWIATPPPPALPNPVALEALMATLGGTASQVDTSLPVIRQGHRLVVPLRRLADLEALTPRGAAMNALLMPHGLRGVYLFAREAKEQGSVAQARYFVPGFGILEDPVTGSAAGPLAAYLAEHGILRLPAHGGTVSGRIEQGDTLGKPGRIDIQVTGQPGHVERARVGGVALTVMDATLLA
- a CDS encoding YdiY family protein, producing MSLLKSVGWGVLGALLHASGAAAQIVNVQALFDEKAELGPAAAIELGGDWRTGSTELFSVRGSLVGQLRSERNVWLGVIRGEYSFASGERIVSQVMEHVRYRRRLTERVSAEAFAQHEYNEFRRLQFRALLGAGPRVVLLNEEKTGLTLGVALMLEHERLRKDGEVDAGDRYTDPRVSSYLLGRLKLMENIHLVETVYLQPRVTRPADLRILNETLFAVTPNPRVTVGIGFNLTYDSAPPATVPPLDTQLRTTVGVKL
- a CDS encoding FadR/GntR family transcriptional regulator; this encodes MGRGGLVAYVEAELERDIALGRLPPCGQFGSEATLARRHNVCRGTIREALRRLAARGLVLQHPGRKTRAVALDESLTLENLGLALHDARSPEARWLLEGYFSLRRQVMVELLVDCCAKASLGDLNQLSQVCFGLWDAGKWESGERCAQVEFELLRLAARVAERPGHVLLVQSLQRAFLGAAARLLPFMGGDALREWAIRAMNALSERDTRALQQELPALMRACDERLLDAFAPVRPESASPDILRAQEGLITAPTFTAPQDGGLEAHPYVESRGPDFIASAPARDDALVERPAAENQGGGYLASPAENISVREGAPCPLAESFAGQPENRAQLFPPVPEMSDAKPGAECSVLDVPGGTVGAACNDNERIDGSLGCLGRWAARLWRSCGGRALVLLIRASRPPWSAAACPGAAPSPAARCRR